A genome region from Gigantopelta aegis isolate Gae_Host chromosome 3, Gae_host_genome, whole genome shotgun sequence includes the following:
- the LOC121368742 gene encoding uncharacterized protein LOC121368742, giving the protein MTDAYNSVMGKEMSSSQAAKYYGVNKKSLLVRVRGEIPVNAHIGNQTALPAVCEEELSECLKLLADWGWGFSKEEVKDIVRDFVTKSGIETPFIEGRPGREWLENFLKRHNDIVPRKTEHLSTARARAEDPVVIQHWFELLDKVLTDAGVKGLPQQIFNVDESGFVTDPKSQVVLARKGSKRVNQNIGGSGREQITVNCGGSASGQVLPPYVVYQGKNLYLAWTEGGPDGTTFTTSAKGWMEGPRFLDWFQKVFLKNTEHLSSNPRVLIFDGHASHLSLALMEAAKKNKVILLRLPAHLTHLLQPFDRAVFRPVKAVWQSLLVKYARTHTGPVSKAHFPAMLKKLYEKSFASDIVKAGFRATGIFPFNKNAVPLEGMANRPHVSHESSESSNGNNPAVSLATEHTSNAVTTASSAVPSSDVMSVPLSSTSTESTDSSQLLPSTSPSALSSPPHSIKDFFLKQLTPQFAKSSRGRSARIQRFRYGESLTTSECIERTMEENARKEVTTRGRGAGRKGKGRGKTSASSTARNSMGSQNPQPSTSRRQSRSRSPIGRSDDDDDVPCNRCGLIGESNSLWVQCDLCDSWYHALCAGVTYSAVELEEIEWICDFCHQ; this is encoded by the coding sequence ATGACTGATGCCTACAATTCAGTAATGGGAAAGGAAATGTCATCATCACAGGCAGCTAAGTATTATGGCGTCAATAAGAAGTCGCTGTTAGTCAGAGTCCGGGGAGAGATTCCTGTCAATGCTCATATTGGGAATCAGACTGCATTGCCTGCTGTCTGTGAGGAGGAGTTATCAGAGTGCCTCAAACTCCTGGCTGACTGGGGTTGGGGTTTCAGCAAAGAAGAAGTTAAGGATATCGTAAGGGACTTTGTGACAAAGTCAGGCATTGAAACACCATTTATTGAAGGTCGTCCCGGACGCGAATGGCTGGAAAATTTCCTAAAGCGCCATAACGATATTGTTCCTCGCAAGACAGAACATCTTAGTACGGCAAGAGCAAGGGCTGAAGATCCGGTGGTGATACAACACTGGTTTGAACTGTTGGACAAAGTTTTGACAGATGCAGGAGTGAAGGGCCTCCCTCAGCAGATTTTCAACGTTGATGAAAGTGGCTTTGTGACGGACCCCAAATCACAGGTCGTTCTCGCCAGAAAAGGGTCCAAGCGTGTCAATCAGAACATTGGAGGATCAGGTAGAgaacaaataactgtaaattGTGGAGGTTCAGCTAGTGGTCAGGTTTTACCTCCTTATGTGGTGTATCAGGGCAAGAACCTCTACTTGGCTTGGACTGAGGGTGGACCAGATGGAACGACTTTCACGACGAGTGCtaaaggatggatggaaggaccTCGGTTCCTTGACTGGTTTCAAAAGGTGTTTCTGAAAAACACTGAACATTTGTCTTCAAATCCAAGGGTGTTGATATTTGATGGCCATGCATCTCACCTTTCACTTGCTTTAATGGAAGCAGCCAAGAAGAACAAAGTCATTCTCCTGCGACTTCCTGCTCATCTGACCCATCTCCTGCAACCATTTGATCGTGCTGTTTTTCGGCCAGTAAAAGCAGTTTGGCAATCCTTGCTAGTGAAGTATGCCCGGACACACACAGGACCTGTTTCCAAGGCACATTTCCCTGCAATGCTGAAGAAACTGTATGAAAAATCCTTTGCTTCTGACATAGTGAAGGCAGGATTCCGTGCCACAGGAATATTTCCTTTTAACAAGAATGCTGTTCCGTTAGAAGGTATGGCAAACAGGCCCCATGTTAGCCATGAGTCAAGCGAATCTTCAAATGGAAATAACCCAGCTGTTTCTCTCGCAACTGAGCATACTTCTAATGCAGTGACTACTGCCTCTTCTGCTGTACCATCTTCAGATGTAATGAGTGTGCCTTTATCATCAACATCGACAGAATCAACCGATTCTTCACAGCTGCTTCCAAGTACAAGTCCATCAGCACTCTCATCCCCACCACACTCCATAAAAGACTTCTTTCTCAAACAGCTAACCCCTCAATTTGCTAAATCAAGCAGGGGTAGATCTGCAAGGATCCAACGTTTTCGCTATGGTGAGAGCCTTACTACATCAGAGTGTATTGAGCGAACCATGGAGGAAAATGCCAGGAAGGAGGTTACTACTCGTGGACGTGGTGCTGGTCGTAAGGGTAAGGGCAGGGGTAAAACATCTGCCTCCAGTACTGCTAGAAACAGCATGGGATCGCAAAACCCTCAACCAAGTACAAGTCGAAGGCAGAGTAGATCCAGAAGTCCCATAGGGAGGTcagatgatgacgatgatgtcCCATGCAACAGATGTGGACTTATAGGAGAGTCCAACAGTCTCTGGGTCCAGTGTGACCTTTGTGACTCCTGGTACCACGCATTGTGTGCAGGTGTTACTTACAGTGCTGTGGAACTGGAAGAAATCGAGTGGATATGCGACTTTTGTCATCAGTAG
- the LOC121391206 gene encoding uncharacterized protein LOC121391206: MDAPDKMILVFVIIILKCIVAALSFPRTGKMLSDLDDADPFRKQSVDRLAAEENSLIDDLELKLDSINPVDGDYMVLPDDTAPEDKKHKPKKHKEKPLHVENDIDTIIDDSVRKTVDALEFSHNKKQNAHEIEAARNTAIRNMKKLVKEILNRIMPTSRYVGESFDSNTDPT, translated from the exons ATGGATGCTCCTGACAAGATGATATTAGTATTCGTGATTATAATCCTCAAGTGTATTGTTGCTG ctCTGAGTTTTCCAAGGACAGGCAAGATGCTCTCTGACCTGGATGACGCTGATCCTTTTAGAAAACAAAGTGTCGACAGACTAGCTGCCGAGGAGAACAGCCTTATTGATGATCTAGAGCTGAAACTGGATTCAATAAACCCAGTTGACGGTGACTACATGGTTTTACCAGACGACACAGCTCCAGAAGACAAGAAACACAAACCTAAAAAACATAAGGAAAAGCCATTACATGTTGAGAATGATATAGATACAATTATTGATGATTCTGTAAGGAAAACGGTGGATGCTTTAGAATTTTcccataataaaaaacaaaacgcaCATGAAATTGAAGCAGCGCGAAATACCGCCATCAGGAACATGAAGAAACTAGTGAAAGAAATTTTAAATAGAATAATGCCTACTTCCCGATATGTTGGTGAATCATTCGACAGTAATACAGACCCAACGTAA